The genomic DNA TATGTTTACAATTTTCTATTATAGTTTATGTATTGATGATGAATGAGGTTCAGAGTCCTATTGCTTTAGTTTGTTTTCATAATGTTATAAACTTTCATATATTGAATTGTTTGAAATCTCCTATTTCATGTTCATAATCCACCATACCAggtaaaatattttgattgaatgtagggactaaaaataaaactatgaatATATATAGGGATTGAAAACTtaattaagcctttttaaaataaagataattgaCACAAAAAGTTGTGGAACCAAAATCATAACAGTGCAAATTAGAGGGActgaaaatataattaaagcattttataaaattacgttgggaataaaataaaactaatttggTTAAATTTGAGGTTGAAACGATTTGATtcatattatgaaaatatttgatgTAATACATGGTATAAACTTCTTTAACCTttcacaaaaattgattttattacttttaaattCATCAAACCAAAGAaggaaaatcaacttttttatgCTATGATATATAATCGAGTTTCTCAAaagatttttaatattattgcatTTTTATATCTTGGTTCAGTTAAATTTAAAGAGGTattgtcccgtgagcatagctcacttggtaggacaatgcattattatatgtagggctggggttcgaacctcgaacaccccacttattcaccttacaaggtgaattctagccactaggctacctgacaaaaaaaacaaaatttaaaaggtATTCGCTCTTGAGCAATTTTTGTTAaacatgattttatttaataatcaCATTTACcaaacaagtttgaattgctaCAATAGCTCAAAGCCCCTATCATGGTTGGCAAGAAAATCTTGTTAATTCTTCCATCTACTGTACATGATTTAGTTGAGCTTGTTATTTATTACTAAAATTCTGCCTCGTTAAAATAGTCACGTAATCATGTTTTGAACGAGTGGTCTGAACCTCAGTAGGAAAACATTGATCTATGCGTAGTGACTCACGTTATTAACACAAGTTTTTTGGAAATTATTATTGCAtaccaacataaaaaattaacatactaacattgATGTATTCGAACTTTATACTTTTAACTCCTTTAAGTATTATAAcaatttaattcaatattttcGAACCGCTGCTGGATGTATGTAGTTGGACACCCTCCTTTTATGAAGTAACAATTTAAATTCAAATGCTATTCTATCTATTAAGAGAAACCTACCCTCTCCATTCTGACTTGAGTACCTCAAACCATACAAGATTTGATATTGCCAAAGCTCAAACCACCTCAGTTATAGTTTTCTAGTGATGAAGGAAAAGATTCATAAGGGATTTATCAGATGGTCAGATCAAGATCAAATGACTCAATTCCTATTGTGTATTACAGATCTGATTTATCAAAATTAGAACGAGTCATGTGATCATATGATCCGAAAGTCCAGATTGCATGACTACATTCAAAAGCTTGGGCAAATTAATACTTAACAACACAAGTAAGAAGAAATTGTGACCTGTTTTCTTTAAGAAATTAACAATATGCTTACAGGGTTAATTACCATTCAAGTAAAGAACTTGGTTTTCTTTCAGCCTGAAAAACCCTTTAAAAACAACGGCAACACTAATCAGTACAAATAATGAATCACCAATGATCTAATTACAAACAATCAAAGAATGAAGCCTGCCATAGTAGTTTGAATCAAATAGCACTCAACAAGAGGCAAGAGCTATAAGGCTGTGTAACAGATAACTGAAAAAGTCACAACAATGGAAGATGAAAGATATCTAAgatttcaacttcaacatacaTCTATCTATAAGTGCCAAAAGTATAGAAGTCCTTTTGAAGCTACAACAGCTTTTGGAGTCACCTTAAGagtaataataaacaaaaccaCACGTACAACAACAATTCcaatataaacaaaatgaagaaacaaaatCTAGAATGTGGTATGAAATCAAATAACATGCTTACATGAAGCAGCATTCAGGCTGAGAGCTACTTTGGCTTTTCATAGCCATACCAATCTGCACAATATTACAATCTTCTTCCTGATTCCCGAGAACCCTGGATGGTAATAAATTATGGAAGCACTCGAGATAGAGAGCTTGTCATAGAAACCTCGGATTCACCGGCAGCAGCACTCAAATCACCTGAACACTCcagtgaaaaaaattaaaagaattttttgtCCTAGCTTCTAAGTTTCAAAAAACTTTCACTCCATCTCCATCATCACTGAGATCTCCTTCTCGTGTGCTGCGAAACAGGaatcccttcaaaaaaatccaaaacagcATCCTCGAGATCTTCAACAGAATACTTAATGTAATTCTCTGGATGCCTTCCACTCTCTATATGGCTCCTGAACCGACCAAGGAATGATCTATACGCAGGAATCAGCTTCTCCGATATAGATATCCGAAGCTCCTCCCTAAGTTGCGAATCCGGTATCAACCAAACTGCTTGAGTTCTATGTACCTCTTCAAACATAGCATTAAAAGCTTTAAACCTTTCCCTCAAAGCACTCTTCGACACACCAGAAGAAAATCCACCACTTGAATGCAACCCTTCATCTCTCAAACAATACAAGACCCTAACCCAAGTTGCTCTCTGATAGCTAGTAGCTGCCTGTCGAAATTTCCCGGTCAACTTCTTCAAATAATCATCGCCGATCATTTCCCTCAATTCGGGCGACCCTCTAACCTTTTGAACAATATAGTGCACATTGTTCATTATAAACAAATGCAACAAAGAAGcatctttataatgctttgacTTGCCATCTAAATTGAATTGCAATATAACAataatccaaatcaaatgaatagCCAAAGGTGGTTTCCCTTCGAGTTCATCAAATTCCATATCAGGAGTCGAAGGATCCCCCGAATACCTAGAACCCGTCGAAGGCCTAGAAACTATAAGCTCATACAAAGTCTGCTTATAATCAGAGATCAAGCTTATGTAATTCATCACATACCTAGTCAAAGGATGAATTGTCCCACCAGGAACAGGAACCTTAGAAGGCTCCTTAAGAACAGCATTTTCAAATTCAGATAAAATCCCTCTAGCAGCCTCAGCCAAACGTGACAAAATCTCAGCCGCCTGAACCCTAATGGATTCAGACGACTTAGaatcaaaaacaacatcaatatCAGGAATCAAATCCATCAAAGCATCATGAAGATCAAGAATCTTAAACAATTTCTCAGGCGACCTACGACTAATACTAATCGCTTCAGCAAAATTAAAAAGCTGAATGGCAGGCCCTTTAACAGTCTCCATAAAACAAGCATCATCAATACAAGTCCCAATCCCATCAAAGATTTGCTCACATAGCCTCTTCTCACTGGCGAAAAGCGTCCTAACACAAACCTTAGCAGCTCTTATCCATCGTCTTATCTTCGTCTCAAGCTGCTCCCAATCCAATCTCTGAACATCACCAATACTCAACTTCTCAACACCGAGTTTCTTAAAACTCGAATCAACAGCTGATTTCCTCACACTGCCGTAAACTTGAATACATTCGCGAAGATATCCAGATGATATCATTCTATCAGCAATACACCGAAGATCGGTGACTGCTTCAGAAGGTATCAGATCTATCTCACGTATACTACTAGCTGAACGGTAAGTGGAAGCAGTAGTAACAGTAGTAGCAACGGAACAATTACTATCAAAACGATGAAGTTTGTCATCAACGTCAACCCCATCGTCGTCGTAGCTGTTATCTTCTTCGTCTTGTAGTTTAGAAGACGAAGAAGATAAGTAAGTATCATCTTCAAGAGAAGGATCAATTTGGTTGTTGGTGTGTGAGATAAGGATGTTACGAAACTCGTCTTCTAAGCGAGCCATGGCGATCTGGATGGTGGAGGAGGGTTTTGAAGGGTGGTTATCGGAGAGGGAGGTGGAGGATATGGAGCGTTGGATTTCATCGACGGCTTGGAGGTAAAGATCGATTTCGTCACGGTTTGTGGTGGTTTGATCGAAGATCATTTTTTCACGAGCTTCTTCGGAGGCGGTTGAGTCCCATCGGAGGATGATTTTTTGAGCGGTTTCTAGAGGGAGATTCTCTGGTGAGGACATTATTGGAGGTGGGGTGTGGAGAATAATTGGGGGGTGAGAGTTTAGTTGAGGGTGTGAAgttggaagaaaagaaagaggtgATGGTGgctgtagataattttgtttgaatgaaaagagagagagagatagactGCGCAAAGGTTGGCGTACTTTGTATGGATTGGATTTTAGAGCATCTATTACTATAGCACTTATTATGGTGTTAGAACTATGGATTTCATACTCAAGGTGTACATTAGGAGagataaaaataatgtaaactACCAATTTAACCACCAATTTCTAAAGTAGTCCGAATTGTAAGACGCTCTCATACACAACACTTCTTATGTAATCTAGTAGTAAAATATAggtttaattttacttttggaCCTCTATCCTTTCAAAAAATGCGGTTATGGtaccctaactaatttaaatacaaaacagccccttatgttttgattttttggcagttttggaccctcagtccattagtgaggtgccacgtggccccctaaataatacatgtggcacctcactaatggactggggtCCAAAAttgtcaaagaatcaaaacataggggactgttttgtatttaaattagttagggggccataaccgcaacttttggaagataagggtccaaaagtgcaattaagcctaaaatatacAGCTGAATTCacaaaatgccgaaattattATGCCGATATTATAATCGGGGTTCCAACTCCAATACCTCTACTTATGTGTGAgagtttataataattttttcatttcgtctatctaccaaaaaaaaaatatagatatggtaggtaaaaaaaaaatatatttggactgaatttttaccCATATATATTGATtgtttaattatcatttttacttatattttattaaggAGTGGatatatctttaaaattatcaaTACTTTAGAGAGATATACGACTCTATTAAATTGTTAAATTGGTCTTTATATTTGACACATATTGTTAATTAggtattaacatttttttaacaatatacTATGAATTCAATCTTTATATCTAATCACTTATCATGAATTTAAACTATATCATgctctcaaaaaaagaaatatgtgTAAAATTTGATAGAGGCATAGATCTTtatgaaatattcataattttagaGATTAATTTGAGAGTGTCCTagaagtttatgaaaaaaatttggTTGTTTACTCGACAAATTGTTTACCCTCCATCTCTTTTTAAATGGACATTTTAAGTTTCGAATGGATCCAAATTCTAGTACTGAGATGCTTAGTGATGGAAATAGGCTGAGTGaaccataattttttaaataagtcgTTTCTAATTTTTAGAAGGGTAATGATAACAAGTTTTCTTAAGACATTTGTTaagattctaaaaaaaaagtgacgTATATTCAAGATTCAAAGCCAAAttcataaaaaggaaaattttgtGTAGAAAATATAATGGCGCATATAGTTATTTGtgatttcatttaataattttttttggaggtgATGGGTTGGAAAATTTGAGTGGTTATTAGgtgttaatttaaaaaaaaaaaaaaaaaatacatataaaaagaaTGATATGTATCCGTAAGAATCAACTCTAAATTCCTTGCAGTTATGGATTTGTCAAGCAAATCTGGATCTCTAAAAATTTATCCAATGGTGGACAAAATTTCAAGATCAAAATCTTCTAATGAATGATTTACTTAAGAGTAGTGTAAATGCTCTTAGAGATTGAAAATCTCTATGTAAATCTAATAATTCTACATTTAATTAGATCTTCTATTGCCGCTAGTAAAGTGAACGGCAAAGTGTTGTAAGACCTACCTTAACAAACAATGTAAATATTAATCGGTTTGAAATCTTTACTTAATTTCAAATCTAAAATCTCATAGTTGTATGTGAGTTTTAGATTGCATTCATggtaaaataataggtttgatacaaaatataacatatgatttattaaaaattaatagtatTGAATAACAATGATAGATTATCTATGAAATAGTGAcaaaatagattaaattaaactaatatGTAGtattgaaaagagagaaaaaaatagtttgatatAATATATCATACTTACAAAAAGATGAAAGTATGtagtaaaatatatgtatgtggttcggttcaattttgaaaaatcaatccaaaatttgatccaacactcattcaaaaatattcaactttatacaaatttttatttttttaaattgatttacgATTTCAATTTGAATCGATCTGG from Medicago truncatula cultivar Jemalong A17 chromosome 8, MtrunA17r5.0-ANR, whole genome shotgun sequence includes the following:
- the LOC25500561 gene encoding exocyst complex component EXO70A1, with translation MSSPENLPLETAQKIILRWDSTASEEAREKMIFDQTTTNRDEIDLYLQAVDEIQRSISSTSLSDNHPSKPSSTIQIAMARLEDEFRNILISHTNNQIDPSLEDDTYLSSSSSKLQDEEDNSYDDDGVDVDDKLHRFDSNCSVATTVTTASTYRSASSIREIDLIPSEAVTDLRCIADRMISSGYLRECIQVYGSVRKSAVDSSFKKLGVEKLSIGDVQRLDWEQLETKIRRWIRAAKVCVRTLFASEKRLCEQIFDGIGTCIDDACFMETVKGPAIQLFNFAEAISISRRSPEKLFKILDLHDALMDLIPDIDVVFDSKSSESIRVQAAEILSRLAEAARGILSEFENAVLKEPSKVPVPGGTIHPLTRYVMNYISLISDYKQTLYELIVSRPSTGSRYSGDPSTPDMEFDELEGKPPLAIHLIWIIVILQFNLDGKSKHYKDASLLHLFIMNNVHYIVQKVRGSPELREMIGDDYLKKLTGKFRQAATSYQRATWVRVLYCLRDEGLHSSGGFSSGVSKSALRERFKAFNAMFEEVHRTQAVWLIPDSQLREELRISISEKLIPAYRSFLGRFRSHIESGRHPENYIKYSVEDLEDAVLDFFEGIPVSQHTRRRSQ